Proteins from one Paraburkholderia phymatum STM815 genomic window:
- the tnpA gene encoding IS66-like element accessory protein TnpA, whose product MTDTDFDFLPLRVIKTCADGKHRYDPEGKRKLIEACRRPGASLAGLALKACVNANQLHKWVRLQERRERAAEANADVEQPSSAFAAVVTLDEAPSLLAPRVTVPREPQSTPRRELFQPSRPASAARLSATLPNGVVVELECSGRDASLVSAMIAALGAH is encoded by the coding sequence ATGACCGACACTGACTTTGACTTTCTTCCCCTGCGGGTGATCAAGACATGTGCCGATGGTAAGCATCGGTACGATCCCGAGGGCAAACGCAAGCTCATCGAGGCTTGCCGCCGACCTGGTGCGTCGCTGGCTGGCCTGGCGCTGAAGGCCTGCGTGAACGCAAACCAGCTGCACAAGTGGGTGCGTCTGCAGGAGCGGCGAGAGCGCGCTGCTGAGGCGAATGCTGACGTTGAGCAACCGTCGTCGGCATTTGCCGCAGTCGTCACGCTCGACGAGGCGCCTTCGCTATTGGCTCCCAGGGTCACAGTGCCACGTGAGCCGCAATCGACGCCACGGCGCGAACTGTTCCAGCCTTCGCGCCCGGCATCAGCCGCGCGCCTGTCAGCGACACTGCCCAACGGGGTCGTCGTCGAACTCGAGTGTTCCGGCCGCGATGCTTCACTCGTGAGCGCGATGATCGCCGCGCTGGGCGCACACTGA
- the tnpB gene encoding IS66 family insertion sequence element accessory protein TnpB (TnpB, as the term is used for proteins encoded by IS66 family insertion elements, is considered an accessory protein, since TnpC, encoded by a neighboring gene, is a DDE family transposase.): MFRFDHDLLVYLHREPIDFRAGLNTLVTLVERSMQLDPLTRAVFGFHNRKRDRVKLRLYDRAGFWLLMKRLEADRFAWPRRQQTVVELMTEQLHLLLDGVDLDALRRHPARQYRHAS; the protein is encoded by the coding sequence ATGTTCCGCTTCGATCATGACCTGCTGGTGTACCTGCATCGCGAGCCGATCGACTTCCGCGCCGGACTGAACACGCTCGTGACACTGGTCGAACGGTCTATGCAGCTTGACCCGCTCACGCGAGCCGTCTTCGGGTTCCACAATCGCAAACGCGACCGCGTGAAGCTTCGTCTTTATGATCGCGCCGGGTTCTGGCTCTTGATGAAACGACTCGAGGCAGACCGGTTTGCCTGGCCCCGTCGCCAGCAGACCGTGGTCGAACTCATGACGGAGCAGCTTCATCTGCTGCTCGATGGCGTCGATCTCGACGCGCTGCGCCGCCACCCAGCACGGCAATACCGCCACGCGAGCTGA
- a CDS encoding IS91 family transposase → MRPALEVADILRRCGPQYRQTHAEGLTRVQRRVMSAIELCRTAALGGHVERCDACGHQRIAYDSCRNRHCPKCQSLARAQWLERRQAELLPETEYFHVVFTLPEPIAALAYQNKRVLYDMLFRASAETLRTIAADPKHLGAEIGFITILHTWGQNLLHHPHVHCVVPGGGISPDGERWIACRPGFFLPVRVLSRLFRRLFLEQLRRAFDAGMLRLHGQLEFLGDAREFAAWLAPAAKSEWVVYAKPPFGGAEHVLDYLGRYTHRVAISNNRLLGFDGNGVQFRWKDYRHEARHRTMTLTADEFIRRFLLHVLPDGFKRIRSYGWLANCHRAQRLAICRHLLGVEPPAAELPANGEDYRDRYQRLTGRSLRDCPVCGKGHMVRIEGGVPGILPRAPPAPAHVH, encoded by the coding sequence ATGCGCCCGGCGCTCGAGGTGGCGGACATCCTTCGCCGCTGTGGTCCGCAGTATCGGCAGACCCACGCCGAGGGGCTCACTCGTGTCCAGCGGCGCGTGATGAGTGCAATCGAGCTTTGTCGTACCGCCGCGCTCGGCGGGCATGTCGAGCGGTGCGACGCGTGCGGCCATCAGCGCATCGCGTACGACTCGTGCCGCAATAGACATTGCCCAAAGTGCCAGTCGCTTGCACGTGCGCAATGGCTTGAACGCCGGCAGGCCGAGCTGCTTCCCGAGACCGAGTACTTCCATGTCGTCTTCACGCTTCCCGAACCCATCGCGGCTCTCGCGTACCAGAACAAACGCGTGCTCTACGACATGCTGTTTCGCGCCAGCGCCGAGACTCTTCGCACGATCGCTGCCGATCCGAAGCACCTGGGCGCCGAGATCGGCTTCATCACGATCCTGCACACGTGGGGGCAGAATCTGCTGCACCACCCGCACGTGCATTGTGTCGTGCCCGGTGGTGGCATCTCCCCGGACGGTGAACGCTGGATCGCCTGCCGCCCCGGCTTCTTCCTGCCTGTGCGGGTGCTCTCACGACTCTTTCGCCGACTGTTCCTCGAGCAGCTGCGCCGCGCTTTTGACGCTGGCATGCTTCGCCTGCACGGCCAGCTCGAGTTCCTGGGGGATGCCAGGGAATTCGCTGCCTGGCTTGCGCCCGCTGCCAAGTCTGAGTGGGTCGTCTACGCCAAGCCACCCTTTGGCGGTGCCGAACATGTGCTCGATTACCTGGGGCGCTATACCCATCGCGTCGCCATCTCCAATAACCGGCTGCTGGGTTTCGACGGAAACGGCGTGCAGTTCCGCTGGAAGGACTACCGGCACGAGGCCCGGCACAGGACCATGACGCTCACGGCTGACGAATTCATCCGCCGCTTCCTGCTGCACGTGCTGCCCGACGGCTTCAAGCGCATTCGCAGCTACGGCTGGCTCGCCAACTGCCACCGGGCGCAGCGCCTGGCCATCTGCCGGCACCTGCTCGGCGTCGAGCCGCCCGCCGCCGAATTACCCGCCAACGGAGAAGATTACCGCGACCGCTACCAGCGGCTCACCGGCAGGTCATTGCGTGACTGCCCCGTGTGCGGCAAGGGCCACATGGTCCGCATCGAAGGCGGCGTGCCCGGCATCCTTCCGCGGGCTCCGCCTGCTCCCGCCCATGTGCACTAG